One Corynebacterium uterequi DNA segment encodes these proteins:
- a CDS encoding pirin family protein, producing MSATPVEIITAREVPLGGPRAMTVYRTLPQRQRSMIGAWCFVDHYGPDDVSTTGGMDVAPHPHTGLQTVSWLFDGAITHHDSGDNHAVVLPGEVNLMTAGAGICHSEVSTQATTSLHGVQLWTALPDHARHGQRRFDHFRPTPHLFDGGQALVFIGELLGERSPIPTFTPLVGAEIRLDAGAALTIDVDPTFEHGVLVDTGSIELCGTVVAPRELGYTGIGETHLQLRNTGDHPALLLLIGGEPFGEEIVMWWNFLGRSHEEIAQFREDWQQHSDRFGVTHGYIGHDPEGLPRLPAPRFPITRIKARKNPAPHARPEVRIES from the coding sequence ATGTCCGCAACACCGGTTGAAATCATCACCGCACGCGAGGTGCCGCTCGGCGGTCCCCGTGCAATGACCGTCTACCGAACCCTGCCGCAACGTCAACGCTCCATGATCGGCGCCTGGTGCTTCGTCGATCACTACGGACCCGACGACGTCTCCACGACCGGCGGCATGGACGTCGCACCGCATCCGCACACCGGCCTACAAACGGTCAGCTGGCTCTTCGACGGTGCAATAACGCACCACGACTCTGGCGACAACCATGCCGTCGTCCTACCCGGCGAGGTCAACCTCATGACTGCCGGAGCCGGAATCTGCCACTCGGAAGTATCCACCCAGGCCACCACCTCCCTGCACGGAGTGCAGCTATGGACCGCCTTGCCGGATCACGCACGCCACGGTCAGCGACGTTTCGATCACTTCCGCCCCACCCCGCACCTCTTCGACGGTGGCCAGGCCCTCGTGTTCATCGGCGAACTCCTGGGGGAACGCTCCCCGATCCCCACCTTCACCCCGTTGGTAGGCGCTGAGATCCGCCTCGACGCCGGGGCCGCCCTCACCATCGATGTCGATCCCACCTTCGAGCATGGGGTCCTCGTCGATACTGGTTCGATCGAGCTCTGCGGAACCGTCGTCGCGCCGCGCGAACTCGGCTACACCGGAATTGGCGAAACGCACCTACAACTGCGTAACACCGGCGATCATCCCGCCCTCCTGCTTCTCATCGGCGGTGAGCCCTTCGGCGAGGAGATCGTCATGTGGTGGAACTTCCTGGGACGAAGCCACGAGGAAATCGCTCAGTTCCGCGAGGATTGGCAGCAGCACTCCGATCGCTTCGGTGTCACCCACGGATACATCGGGCACGACCCGGAGGGCTTGCCCCGCCTCCCTGCGCCGCGCTTTCCCATCACGCGCATCAAAGCTCGGAAGAATCCCGCGCCGCACGCTCGTCCGGAGGTTCGCATCGAATCCTAG
- a CDS encoding fibronectin type III domain-containing protein, translating into MTSSTPSRKKLLTAVLALGLIGSTCPPAFAMGGAPAPGPAPAANIPVMPDAPATPEAATTITVGIGASESQANFNWTTQDTNPSYLQIAPTTQGLDSDATFTVPSRSAYVLVVPAGNYAHTAEVGGLAENTDYVYRVGSDASGWSTPETFTTGTYGDEWNFIAFGDPQIGASGDARADGAGWRQTLDTALAQAPDASFILSLGDQVNYPDFYVEFEEFFSPEQLDNHRLAVLNGNHEVLGLSGAHARMFNEPNTAADSLTDSHHYFFEYNNALFVVLDTNFDSDADIATQKAFLRNTIAEYGQDKDWRIVSYHHSTFSQAYHQTDNVVQRYREEMTEELSANGVDLVLSGHDHIHTRSHLMEGSTPIEPDTETRPGDVLYPKPGQVLYYTANSASGSKFYPMAVAEGSDYVEHEDITTMEQSDASGLTAESTAYWVQDETPDYTTIDVTEDELTIVTRNTQDNSLVDHVTLRKADPASYPDSEAAESGEVTKDSES; encoded by the coding sequence ATGACGTCGAGCACTCCCTCGCGAAAGAAACTCCTCACCGCCGTCCTGGCCCTCGGCTTGATCGGCAGCACCTGCCCGCCGGCCTTCGCGATGGGTGGCGCCCCGGCCCCAGGTCCGGCACCTGCCGCCAACATTCCTGTCATGCCCGACGCCCCCGCTACTCCAGAAGCGGCCACCACCATCACCGTCGGCATCGGCGCCAGCGAGTCCCAAGCCAACTTCAACTGGACGACGCAGGACACCAACCCCTCCTACCTGCAGATCGCCCCGACTACGCAGGGCCTCGACAGCGACGCCACCTTCACGGTCCCCAGCCGCAGCGCCTACGTCCTCGTCGTCCCCGCCGGGAACTACGCGCACACCGCCGAAGTCGGCGGGCTGGCAGAGAACACCGACTACGTCTACCGAGTAGGCAGCGACGCCTCCGGCTGGTCCACGCCGGAAACCTTCACCACCGGCACCTATGGCGACGAATGGAACTTCATCGCCTTCGGCGATCCCCAGATCGGCGCCTCGGGCGATGCACGGGCCGACGGCGCCGGTTGGCGGCAGACGCTGGACACCGCGCTGGCCCAGGCTCCGGACGCGTCCTTCATCCTCTCCCTTGGAGATCAGGTGAACTACCCGGACTTCTACGTGGAGTTTGAAGAGTTCTTCTCCCCTGAGCAGCTCGATAACCACCGGCTGGCTGTCCTTAATGGCAATCACGAGGTCCTGGGGCTGTCTGGCGCACACGCCCGGATGTTCAACGAGCCCAATACGGCCGCGGATAGTCTGACGGATTCGCATCACTACTTCTTCGAGTACAACAACGCACTCTTCGTAGTGCTCGACACGAACTTTGACTCCGACGCGGACATCGCGACCCAGAAAGCGTTCCTCCGCAACACCATCGCCGAGTACGGTCAGGACAAGGACTGGCGGATCGTCAGCTACCACCACTCCACGTTCTCTCAGGCGTACCACCAGACCGACAACGTCGTACAGCGTTACCGCGAGGAGATGACCGAAGAGCTCAGCGCCAACGGCGTCGACCTGGTCCTCAGCGGGCACGACCACATTCACACCCGGTCTCATCTCATGGAGGGCTCCACACCCATCGAGCCGGACACGGAAACCCGGCCGGGAGATGTCCTCTACCCGAAGCCTGGACAAGTCCTTTATTACACCGCCAATTCCGCCAGTGGCTCGAAGTTCTACCCCATGGCAGTGGCCGAGGGCTCGGACTACGTTGAACACGAGGACATCACCACCATGGAACAGTCCGACGCCTCCGGCCTGACCGCCGAGTCCACCGCGTACTGGGTCCAGGATGAGACCCCGGACTACACCACCATCGACGTCACCGAAGACGAGCTGACGATTGTCACCCGCAATACGCAGGACAATTCCCTCGTCGACCACGTCACGCTTCGCAAGGCAGACCCCGCTTCCTACCCGGACAGCGAGGCAGCCGAGTCCGGTGAAGTGACCAAGGACTCCGAAAGCTAG
- a CDS encoding DUF4233 domain-containing protein has protein sequence MTQQTPAEVGPLGPGRAPVKDPMKGLRGVMAGVLILEAITIFLALTVVLKVNGGAYWTPFNWGFITALGAVHILLAFVQRFPWALPAALGVQVVGIVGGLFVHWSLSATMVVFAIVWWYVLVLRRNLLQRMSRGLLTTQHLGVE, from the coding sequence ATGACCCAGCAGACACCAGCCGAGGTGGGCCCGCTCGGGCCCGGGCGGGCACCGGTCAAGGACCCGATGAAGGGGCTCCGGGGAGTGATGGCTGGCGTGCTCATCCTGGAGGCCATCACGATCTTTTTGGCCCTCACCGTGGTGCTTAAGGTCAACGGCGGCGCCTATTGGACGCCGTTCAACTGGGGGTTTATCACCGCCCTCGGTGCCGTACACATTCTGCTGGCCTTCGTCCAGCGGTTCCCGTGGGCCCTGCCCGCAGCGCTGGGAGTGCAGGTAGTGGGCATCGTCGGCGGCCTGTTCGTGCACTGGTCCCTCAGCGCCACCATGGTTGTCTTCGCCATTGTCTGGTGGTACGTCCTGGTGCTGCGGCGCAACCTTTTGCAGCGGATGAGCCGAGGGCTGCTCACCACCCAGCACCTCGGGGTCGAGTAG
- a CDS encoding ATP-grasp domain-containing protein: MVAASRRVWIVRNAWLEWSTFDVQFHRLIEEAATVGIAASVTSSDWVAAHLDSLAQDELPDVALAYDKDVLVLSLLESRGVRVLNPVDAIRVCDDKAATYLALRALGIAQPRSVIVPLRFRPLDASEWGASHTLAAAEELGYPLVVKPTRSSWGKGILRVDSRDELLAALVAAEDRDVLIQAWHPGGSDDYRLFVVGRRVVAAMQRHAPVGQLAANVSAGGRAEAFTPTAEQARLAVAAARGLGLDVAGIDLLIDGDRAVVLEVNSNAQFVGLEEATGCNVAAEIVAQVVSIMGW, translated from the coding sequence ATGGTCGCAGCTTCGCGCCGAGTGTGGATCGTGCGCAACGCGTGGTTGGAGTGGTCCACGTTCGACGTGCAATTCCACCGCCTCATTGAGGAGGCCGCGACCGTGGGCATCGCGGCGTCGGTGACGAGCAGTGACTGGGTGGCGGCCCACCTCGACAGCCTGGCTCAGGACGAGCTGCCCGACGTCGCGCTGGCTTACGACAAGGACGTCCTCGTGCTCTCTCTGCTGGAATCCCGGGGTGTGCGCGTGCTCAATCCCGTCGATGCGATTCGAGTCTGCGATGACAAGGCTGCCACCTACCTGGCATTGCGGGCGCTAGGGATTGCGCAGCCGAGAAGCGTCATCGTGCCGCTGCGCTTCCGTCCGCTCGACGCGAGTGAGTGGGGTGCCTCGCACACACTGGCTGCCGCCGAGGAGCTCGGATACCCGCTGGTGGTCAAGCCCACGCGGAGCTCGTGGGGCAAGGGGATCCTCCGCGTTGATAGCCGCGATGAGCTGCTGGCTGCCCTCGTCGCCGCCGAGGATCGAGACGTATTAATCCAGGCCTGGCACCCGGGTGGCTCCGATGATTACCGACTGTTCGTGGTTGGCAGGCGGGTGGTGGCCGCGATGCAGCGTCATGCTCCCGTCGGCCAGCTGGCGGCTAATGTGTCGGCCGGCGGCCGGGCTGAAGCATTCACCCCCACCGCCGAGCAGGCACGCCTCGCCGTCGCCGCCGCCCGGGGCCTAGGCCTCGACGTTGCCGGGATTGACCTGCTCATCGACGGTGATCGGGCAGTGGTCCTGGAGGTTAACTCCAACGCCCAGTTCGTAGGCCTGGAGGAGGCCACGGGATGCAACGTCGCCGCGGAGATCGTGGCGCAGGTGGTTTCCATCATGGGGTGGTGA
- a CDS encoding bifunctional folylpolyglutamate synthase/dihydrofolate synthase, translated as MELFADADTEFGRVVVGQEGLTLNLGESHVENPDTLSRDVTEADERELARVEAQLAARALETDPNPSLDRIAMLVDLLGDPQHSYPAIHIAGTNGKTSTARMIDSLLQAFHRRTGLFTSPHLQRITECIAIDGAEIHPGEFAAQHDEIAPLVDMVDHAFAARGQAPMSRYEVLVGVALSAFADAPVDVAVVETGMGGTWDATNVVDGDVAVITPIGLDHQGFLGETLTEIASHKAGIITSRWDASDLLTPPDNVAIIGRQEPEALRVLAERAIEVDAAVARMDSEFAVLSSTVAVGGQMLTLQGLGGVYEDLFLPLAGEHQAHNAAVALAAVEAFFGAGSGRPLDIARVREGFAAVTTPGRLERVRTTPSTFVDAAHNRHGASALAAALDRDFEFSRLVGVVGVLADKDAAGILTELEPHLAEVVCTQPVSPRALDAYDLADQAREIFGEERVHVVDSLPSAYALAVELAEDAEIQSGAGIIITGSVVTAGQARALLVR; from the coding sequence GTGGAGCTTTTCGCCGACGCGGATACGGAGTTCGGCCGCGTCGTCGTCGGGCAGGAGGGGTTGACCCTCAACCTCGGCGAGTCCCATGTGGAGAACCCGGACACCCTCAGCCGTGACGTGACCGAGGCGGATGAGCGTGAGCTGGCCCGCGTCGAAGCCCAGCTGGCGGCACGTGCCTTGGAAACGGACCCCAACCCCTCGTTGGACCGCATCGCCATGCTCGTCGACCTGCTTGGCGACCCGCAGCACAGCTACCCGGCGATTCACATTGCGGGCACCAATGGCAAGACGTCCACCGCGCGGATGATTGACTCCCTGCTGCAAGCCTTCCACCGGCGCACCGGGTTATTCACCTCGCCGCATTTGCAGCGAATCACCGAGTGCATCGCCATCGACGGCGCCGAGATTCACCCCGGCGAATTCGCTGCGCAGCACGACGAGATCGCCCCGCTAGTGGACATGGTGGACCACGCCTTCGCTGCGCGCGGGCAGGCGCCGATGTCTCGCTACGAGGTCCTGGTGGGTGTGGCCTTGTCGGCCTTCGCGGATGCCCCCGTCGACGTGGCGGTGGTGGAAACCGGGATGGGTGGAACCTGGGATGCGACGAACGTCGTCGACGGCGACGTCGCGGTCATCACGCCCATCGGCCTGGACCACCAGGGCTTTCTAGGCGAAACCCTGACCGAGATCGCTTCCCACAAGGCCGGCATCATCACCTCCCGCTGGGATGCGTCCGACCTGCTCACCCCGCCCGATAACGTGGCCATCATCGGCCGGCAGGAACCCGAGGCGCTGCGAGTGCTCGCCGAACGCGCCATCGAGGTGGACGCCGCTGTGGCGCGGATGGACAGCGAGTTTGCGGTGCTGAGTTCGACGGTGGCCGTCGGCGGGCAGATGCTCACGTTGCAAGGCCTGGGCGGAGTGTACGAGGACCTCTTCTTGCCGCTGGCCGGCGAACACCAGGCGCACAACGCGGCGGTGGCGCTGGCCGCCGTGGAAGCCTTTTTCGGCGCCGGCTCGGGCCGGCCGCTGGACATTGCTCGGGTTCGGGAAGGCTTCGCGGCGGTGACGACGCCGGGTCGCCTGGAACGCGTACGCACCACGCCGTCCACTTTCGTCGACGCCGCGCACAATCGCCACGGGGCGTCGGCGCTGGCGGCCGCGCTTGACCGGGATTTCGAGTTTTCCCGCCTCGTCGGCGTGGTGGGGGTGCTGGCAGACAAGGACGCCGCCGGCATCCTCACCGAGCTGGAACCTCACCTGGCGGAGGTCGTGTGCACTCAGCCGGTGAGTCCACGGGCACTGGATGCCTACGACCTCGCCGACCAGGCCCGGGAGATCTTCGGCGAGGAGCGAGTGCACGTCGTCGATTCCCTGCCCAGCGCCTACGCTCTCGCGGTGGAGCTGGCCGAGGACGCGGAGATTCAATCCGGTGCCGGCATCATCATCACCGGCTCGGTGGTCACCGCCGGCCAGGCGAGAGCGCTGCTGGTGCGCTAG
- a CDS encoding valine--tRNA ligase gives MTEASEFLGTRRADELPKTWDPAEHEARLYEQWNERGYFRADATSEKPKFSIVLPPPNVTGQLHMGHALDHTLSDAIVRRKRMQGFETLWLPGMDHAGIATQTKVEAMLKETEGKRRWDYSREEFIEKVWEWKRNYGGTITTQMRAIGDSVDWSRERFTLDENLARAVQTIFKMLFDAGLIYRDYRLVNWSPVLETAISDQEVIYKDDEGELVSFRYGSLNDDEPHVVVATTRIETMLGDVAVAVHPDDERYAHLVGQTLPHPFRDDLTLKVIADDYVDMEFGTGAVKITPAHDPNDYQMGLRHNLDMPIIMDETGRIADTGTRFDGLTREEARTEICEALREQGRIEKEIRPYVHSVGHSERSGEAIEPRLSLQWFVKVDQLAKMSGDAVREGDTTIFPKALEPRYFDWVDDMHDWTISRQLWWGHRIPIWYGPNGEIVCCGPDDEPPAGYEQDPDVLDTWFSSALWPFSTMGWPEATEDLSAFYPTSVLITAYDIIFFWVARMMMFATFAGTETPELLGTGVDGRPQIPFTHLYLHGLVRDEKGRKMSKSLGNGIDPMKWVKEYGADALRFALARGANPGIDLPIGEDNAASARNFATKLFNATKFALMNGAVVGELPPRAELTDADRWILDRLETTRASVDAFLDDYQFAKANEALYQFTWNEFCDWYLEISKNQIPRDAAAASEEDLDRGRTTQVVLGRVLDVVLRLLHPTMPFVTEVLWTTLTGEETVTLAPWPTSADTNGGADVDEVAARRIDDAIKLITELRRFRADQGVRPSQKVPAAIDFAAADLSEQEGAIRSVARVDAPGEGFVESASIEIRLSQATIEVGLDTSGTVDKAAERKRLEKELAAAQKELDTTAKKLGNDNFLAKAPEAVVAKIRARQQVAQEEFERVTARLEGLK, from the coding sequence ATGACTGAAGCGAGCGAATTCCTGGGTACCCGCCGTGCCGACGAGCTCCCCAAGACGTGGGACCCGGCCGAGCACGAGGCCAGGCTGTACGAGCAGTGGAACGAGCGCGGCTACTTCCGTGCCGATGCCACGAGTGAGAAACCGAAATTCTCCATCGTCCTGCCGCCGCCAAACGTCACCGGTCAGCTTCACATGGGTCATGCGCTGGACCACACGCTCAGCGACGCCATCGTCCGCCGCAAGCGGATGCAGGGCTTTGAAACTCTCTGGCTGCCGGGCATGGACCACGCCGGCATCGCCACCCAAACCAAGGTGGAGGCGATGCTCAAGGAGACCGAAGGCAAGCGGCGATGGGACTACTCCCGGGAGGAGTTCATCGAGAAGGTCTGGGAGTGGAAGCGCAACTACGGCGGCACCATCACCACCCAGATGCGGGCCATCGGCGACTCCGTCGACTGGTCTCGCGAACGCTTCACGCTCGACGAGAATCTGGCCCGCGCTGTGCAGACCATCTTCAAGATGCTCTTCGACGCCGGGTTGATCTACCGCGACTACCGACTGGTCAACTGGTCCCCGGTGTTGGAAACCGCCATCTCCGATCAGGAGGTCATCTACAAGGACGACGAAGGCGAGCTGGTCAGTTTCCGCTACGGTTCACTCAACGACGACGAACCACACGTGGTGGTCGCCACCACCCGCATCGAGACGATGCTGGGTGACGTGGCCGTCGCCGTTCACCCGGACGACGAGCGTTACGCGCACCTCGTTGGCCAGACCCTGCCTCACCCGTTCCGCGACGACCTCACGCTTAAGGTCATCGCCGATGACTACGTGGACATGGAGTTCGGAACCGGCGCCGTGAAGATCACCCCGGCGCACGATCCGAACGACTACCAGATGGGCCTGCGGCACAACCTGGACATGCCGATCATCATGGATGAGACCGGCCGCATTGCCGACACTGGCACGCGTTTTGACGGGCTCACCCGCGAGGAGGCCCGGACGGAGATCTGCGAGGCGCTGCGGGAACAGGGGCGCATCGAGAAGGAAATCCGCCCCTACGTGCACTCTGTCGGCCATTCGGAGCGTTCGGGCGAGGCCATCGAGCCGCGCCTGAGCCTGCAGTGGTTTGTCAAGGTCGACCAGCTGGCGAAGATGTCCGGCGACGCCGTTCGGGAAGGGGATACGACCATCTTCCCGAAGGCGCTGGAGCCTCGCTACTTCGACTGGGTCGATGACATGCACGATTGGACGATCTCGCGGCAGCTGTGGTGGGGCCACCGCATCCCCATCTGGTACGGCCCCAATGGTGAGATCGTCTGTTGCGGCCCCGACGATGAACCGCCCGCCGGCTACGAGCAGGACCCGGACGTGCTCGACACGTGGTTCAGCTCAGCGCTGTGGCCGTTCTCCACGATGGGCTGGCCGGAGGCCACCGAGGACCTCTCGGCGTTCTACCCCACTAGCGTGCTCATCACCGCCTATGACATCATCTTCTTCTGGGTGGCCAGGATGATGATGTTCGCCACCTTCGCCGGCACCGAAACCCCTGAACTGCTTGGCACGGGCGTCGACGGGCGCCCGCAGATCCCGTTCACCCACCTCTACCTGCACGGCCTCGTCCGAGACGAAAAGGGCCGTAAGATGTCCAAGTCCTTGGGCAATGGCATCGACCCGATGAAGTGGGTCAAGGAGTACGGCGCCGACGCGCTGCGCTTCGCCCTGGCCCGCGGCGCAAACCCGGGCATCGACCTGCCGATTGGTGAGGACAATGCGGCCAGCGCCCGCAACTTCGCCACTAAGCTGTTCAACGCCACGAAGTTTGCCCTCATGAATGGCGCCGTCGTTGGGGAGCTGCCGCCGCGAGCGGAACTGACGGACGCGGACCGGTGGATCCTCGACCGACTGGAAACGACGCGGGCCAGCGTGGACGCCTTCTTGGACGACTACCAATTTGCCAAGGCGAACGAGGCTCTCTACCAATTCACCTGGAACGAGTTCTGCGACTGGTACCTGGAGATTTCCAAGAACCAGATCCCGCGCGACGCCGCGGCGGCCTCCGAGGAGGACCTCGACCGCGGCCGCACCACCCAGGTGGTGCTCGGGCGCGTGCTCGACGTCGTGCTGCGTTTGCTGCACCCGACGATGCCCTTTGTCACCGAGGTGCTGTGGACCACGCTCACCGGTGAGGAGACCGTCACCCTGGCGCCGTGGCCGACGAGCGCCGACACCAACGGCGGCGCCGACGTCGACGAGGTGGCTGCCCGTCGCATCGACGATGCCATCAAGCTCATCACCGAACTGCGACGCTTCCGTGCCGACCAGGGTGTTCGCCCCTCGCAGAAGGTGCCGGCCGCCATCGATTTCGCGGCCGCGGACCTCAGCGAACAGGAAGGCGCGATCCGCTCGGTCGCGCGGGTTGACGCGCCGGGCGAAGGTTTCGTCGAGTCCGCGTCCATCGAGATCCGTTTGTCCCAGGCCACCATCGAGGTGGGGCTGGATACCTCCGGCACCGTCGACAAGGCCGCCGAGCGCAAGCGGCTGGAGAAGGAACTCGCCGCCGCGCAGAAGGAGCTGGACACCACGGCGAAGAAGCTGGGTAACGACAACTTCCTCGCCAAGGCGCCGGAGGCCGTGGTAGCTAAGATCCGCGCGCGCCAGCAGGTGGCCCAGGAAGAGTTCGAGCGCGTCACCGCGCGACTGGAGGGGCTGAAGTAA
- a CDS encoding Hsp70 family protein has product MRVGIDFGTTRTVVAVADRGNYPVIAMRDAWGDSHDYLPSAVALRDDEITAGWEALTGDGATLARSFKRLLADPSVNGRTPVRMGEYSRPLYEVLSAYADEVARQIRRYQEEIGDTSTIQAVLGVPANASSAQRLLTLDAFMRAGIGVLAMVNEPSAAAFEYTHRHPRTLNSKRSSILVYDLGGGTFDTSLVHIDGTAHTVVSARGISRLGGDDFDEILLTMALKAADREGDAFGYRMRSKLLDEARSAKEQLKPQSKRLVLDLGGDVTFIDVNDFYDEIRPLIARTIDSMAQLIGYEDSLTDTDIAGIYLVGGSSALPVVPRMLRERYARRVHRSPIPGASTAVGLAIAADPSTDFNLVDRTARGIGVFRERDAGEGVTFDPLVGLDTQPDDDGIIRVTRRYRAAHNVGVFRFVEYTELNENGEPGDMALLKEVIVPFEAGLSARPDLSSIVVERRDHGPEVVEKIRINADGIARVSIELPETGLVVG; this is encoded by the coding sequence ATGCGGGTAGGCATTGATTTCGGAACAACGAGGACCGTCGTGGCGGTTGCTGATCGGGGTAACTACCCCGTCATCGCCATGCGCGACGCGTGGGGGGATTCCCACGACTACCTACCCAGCGCGGTGGCCTTGCGCGACGACGAGATCACCGCGGGCTGGGAGGCACTCACCGGCGACGGCGCCACCCTGGCACGATCCTTCAAGCGGCTGCTGGCCGATCCCTCGGTCAACGGCCGCACTCCGGTGCGAATGGGGGAGTACAGCCGGCCCCTCTACGAGGTGCTGAGCGCGTACGCCGACGAAGTCGCCCGGCAGATTCGGCGTTACCAGGAGGAGATAGGCGATACCTCCACCATTCAGGCGGTGCTTGGCGTTCCCGCCAACGCCTCCAGTGCGCAGCGGTTGTTGACGTTGGACGCGTTCATGCGGGCCGGGATCGGCGTGTTGGCGATGGTCAACGAGCCGAGCGCGGCGGCGTTTGAATACACCCACCGGCACCCACGCACCCTCAATTCGAAGCGGTCCTCCATCCTGGTCTACGACCTCGGCGGCGGCACCTTCGACACGTCGCTGGTTCACATTGATGGAACCGCCCACACCGTCGTATCGGCACGCGGCATCTCCCGCCTCGGTGGTGACGATTTCGACGAGATCCTGCTCACCATGGCACTGAAGGCAGCAGACCGGGAGGGCGACGCCTTCGGCTACCGGATGCGCTCGAAGCTGCTCGACGAGGCCCGCTCGGCCAAGGAGCAGCTCAAGCCACAATCTAAGCGGCTCGTGCTGGACCTCGGCGGCGATGTGACGTTCATCGACGTGAACGATTTCTACGACGAGATTCGCCCTCTCATCGCGCGGACCATCGATTCGATGGCGCAGCTGATCGGCTACGAAGATTCCCTAACGGACACGGACATCGCCGGGATTTACCTGGTGGGTGGGTCGAGCGCCCTGCCCGTCGTCCCGCGGATGCTTCGTGAGCGCTACGCACGCCGGGTCCACCGTTCGCCCATCCCCGGAGCGTCCACCGCGGTGGGCTTGGCCATCGCCGCCGACCCCAGCACGGACTTCAACCTGGTGGACCGTACGGCACGCGGCATCGGAGTGTTCCGTGAGCGCGATGCCGGCGAGGGCGTGACCTTCGACCCGCTGGTGGGCTTGGATACTCAGCCCGACGACGACGGCATCATCCGCGTCACCAGGCGTTACCGTGCCGCGCACAACGTGGGCGTGTTCCGCTTCGTGGAGTACACGGAACTCAACGAGAACGGCGAGCCGGGCGATATGGCCCTGCTGAAGGAAGTCATCGTTCCTTTCGAAGCTGGGCTATCCGCTCGGCCGGACCTCAGCTCGATCGTCGTGGAACGGCGGGATCACGGCCCCGAGGTGGTGGAGAAGATCCGCATCAACGCGGACGGCATCGCGCGGGTGAGCATCGAGCTGCCGGAGACCGGTCTGGTCGTCGGTTAG
- a CDS encoding malate dehydrogenase translates to MSVSTSPVRVTVTGAAGNIAYSLLWRIAAGDVFGHDTPVSLRLLEIPVAATAAEGVAMELLDSAFPLVKEITVTDQATEAFDGANAAFLVGAKPRGKGMERADLLAENGKIFGPQGAAINDHAADDIRVLVVGNPANTNALIAANAAKDVPAERFHGMMRLDHNRALSQLAGKLGCDTTDIENMVVWGNHSASQFPDLSYVTVGGESIEGKYEQSWYTDEFIPRVAKRGAEIIEVRGKSSAASAASAAIDHMHDWVQGSRGWATGAVPSDGSYGIDEGLVCGVPTVWKDGGYEIVLGLELNDFQKQRLEATVKELRDERAAVAHLLG, encoded by the coding sequence ATGTCTGTTTCCACGAGCCCCGTCCGCGTCACCGTCACCGGCGCGGCTGGCAACATCGCCTACTCTCTGCTGTGGCGCATCGCGGCTGGCGACGTGTTTGGCCACGATACCCCCGTCTCCCTCCGTCTGCTGGAGATCCCCGTTGCCGCGACCGCCGCCGAAGGCGTCGCGATGGAGCTGCTGGACTCCGCCTTCCCGCTCGTCAAGGAAATCACCGTCACCGACCAGGCCACCGAGGCCTTCGACGGCGCCAACGCCGCCTTCCTCGTGGGCGCGAAGCCGCGCGGCAAGGGCATGGAGCGGGCGGACCTGCTCGCCGAGAACGGCAAGATCTTCGGCCCGCAGGGTGCCGCCATCAACGATCACGCCGCTGACGACATTCGCGTCCTCGTGGTGGGCAACCCGGCCAACACCAACGCCCTCATCGCCGCCAACGCCGCCAAGGACGTTCCGGCGGAGCGCTTCCACGGCATGATGCGCCTGGATCACAACCGTGCCCTGAGCCAGCTGGCCGGCAAGCTCGGCTGCGACACCACCGACATCGAGAACATGGTCGTGTGGGGCAACCACTCCGCCTCCCAGTTCCCGGACCTCAGCTACGTCACCGTCGGCGGCGAGAGCATCGAGGGCAAGTACGAGCAGTCCTGGTACACCGACGAGTTCATCCCGCGGGTTGCCAAGCGTGGCGCCGAGATCATTGAGGTGCGCGGTAAGTCCTCCGCCGCCTCTGCGGCCTCCGCCGCCATCGACCACATGCACGACTGGGTCCAGGGCTCCCGCGGCTGGGCAACCGGTGCGGTGCCCTCCGACGGCTCCTACGGCATCGACGAAGGCCTCGTCTGTGGCGTGCCGACGGTGTGGAAGGACGGCGGCTACGAGATCGTCCTGGGCCTTGAGCTCAACGACTTCCAGAAGCAGCGCCTCGAAGCCACGGTGAAGGAACTGCGGGACGAGCGTGCCGCCGTTGCACACCTGCTCGGTTAA